DNA from Drosophila busckii strain San Diego stock center, stock number 13000-0081.31 chromosome 2R, ASM1175060v1, whole genome shotgun sequence:
TAGCTTGTTTCGCACTCGTGCCAATACCGCCCGCATGAGTATTTGCACACAAATGCgtacgtatgtatgttatGTTAGTATGTATTTAACTCGTAActgaaatacatatatatatgtgtatgtataaataaagtgatatatgtgtatgtatatatatagtatgtatatacatatgtatgtacatatgtacttacCGTATCCATAACTGctctttatttgtattttataacattctctgtttttaaattaactattCATTTCGATTAACTCCCATAGTATTTACAAATTCGTCACTGGCaattaacaatatttgcaatttttcgtaattaattaacatttatattgcGCAACATTGGCTAAACGAGATTTCTAGCTGCACATACTACAACGCGcgtaaacatattaaataattaattagacAAGACTCTTTAAAGTGCAGTAAATCGTTGAGTCATTGGCTATTTATGATATCTTTTCTCGCACAAATGTATTTACGTTGCTTTTGAATAATTCCAATTCCTTATGCTTTGGACTGCACCTTTACAACTTTGCAACTGAACAAAAACTACTGATCGATATTCGCTGATCACAACAAACGTTTTCTctgaaaaaatacaaaatagaaaataatttacaatttaaaaataatgcacatgcatacacacatacctAGAAGTGTATGTAAGAACGTGAGTGTTTTATACACATACGTATATGTATTTAGGTTCATAGAAGATAGAAATGTACATACGtacgtacgtatgtatgtatataggtTCATATTGGCATGAACATGCCTcagtgtaaattaaaaaattaaattaaaattaaaaaaaaagcataaataaatacatacatttatttagtaGGGCTTGTGCATaatataaaatcataaataaatactgtaAGTCCTTCAAATAAAATTCGAATATTAATATCTTCAATTgattattctttattttttgcctttgAGAATGTTATTTAGGTAAGGGAATAGTTTTATCAGTATCTTTTTGAATGCGtacgaaaataaaaagtatgtTTGATTGCTAATCCACAATCATATTTATGATATATCAGAACCGACGTctgttaattgaaaatttaaggTATGCTGAGTCATTCAGATAGCTTTTTAGACATATACATTACattttatgtatgtttgtacgtacataaatacatagtatgtatgtattttgatGCATAAATTCACTAATCGCAGGGAAGTTGTGGTTTTGaacacaattttattaagccaacccatttttattgttttaagcaCATTAcgaaaaatatgtacatatgtatgtaacttttggatatttgtaatttgcgGGTGTCTACTGTATATACgctcatacatatgtacttataAGCAttgagaaaaataaaaatagtgtgattagagaaaaataaattttaacatatatatgtacataagaaCATAGCTTTACCCTATCTCAAACACTTCGGAGTCGAGCTGTCAGTTGATTTCTGAGAAGTACAAGGCTGATTATAAAACTAATACGGTGTTATTTCAGATGTGCATAATGCATATCTGATACACTTCACTTTAATTTACaatgaatacaaaaatagAATGAAAGAATATAATTAAGTTGACCGAGATAGCACTGCATATGTACATTAGCAAGAATACTAACATACACGCGAGCTTTtagtattatattaattttagacAGAGCataaactgaaataaaattaaaaactacacaaaacaattcatttatacatacatttgtaccGTTATTTAAAaccatataaattatattcgaGTTGTGTATGCGCGCCCACATTTTGGTTCGATAAGCATTCTATCGATATTCAGTCCAGCACAAAGGCGTGTTTGATGGCTTACTTAAAAGCTGTTGACAAAAGCTTTCTTATCATTTGTATTGATTTACTTTGTCAGTATCATAAGAACATATTAAGGAAACAAAAGTTCTAGTAGGTATAACACTGTTAagttattaaatgaaattcataaaaaatttgaTAACAACACGATAGTACAtgattgtatatttaataattgtatgtaaatttaatatatacgcacattcaatattaattaatatcaatatcaattaatGTAACCAATTAATTACCGCAACCGAATTTCAAAGTGTGTTAAATCAACTTTCCAGATCTGCAACTCACATCAGCAAGCAATCAGCATTGAAATATTGATTTATTCTGCATgccaatttatacaaaaaaaaaataacatcagtgaaaactgaaaattaaTGTGCCTATTTTATGGTAGTCTTAATTCACCAAAAATCCGTTAAACTTATAGTTGTAATTCTTCGGCTTTAAAGCAGTTAAAGAAATTCGATTTCTATCTTCCCAATAGCTGCAcccattttacatttttagccATGGCAGAAGGTGACCATAATGAATGTAACGAGCGGTAAGAGCACTGTTGAggacaacaaaatcaaataaagtcAAATGCATAATCTCTAACGTATTATTTTGCAGAACAAAGCTACCAACAGCATCAATCTCACGAAAAAAAGTTAGCGTCTGGTCAATtcttaaaaattgcattggcaAAGACCTGAGTAAAATAACAATGCCAGTTGTTCTTAATGAACCCTTGAGCTTCCTTCAAAGGTTATGTGAATATATGGAATATGCAGAGCTCTTGACTCGGGCGTCGCAAGAAGATAACCCAGCCGATCGCATGAAATATGTTGCAGGTAAGTATATTTTTAACCCTCTGACGGatttcagcaacaaaaaatatgtctGTAAATTTTAAACCAATGTAACAATCTGATCGAAATAAgtcttaaaaaacaaacaagacctTAATTGgggaattaattaattaattttgagcaAAGTCGATGACAATCCAAGAACCTTTCCGTCAATCCGCgggttaaaaaaaaaagattgaattatttttgaatatgtacataaattccACAGCGTTTGCCGTTTCTGCTCTGGCTTCTAATTGGGATCGACTGGGAAAACCGTTTAACCCATTGCTCGGAGAAACATACGAGCTGGAAAAGAATAATTTTTGGATAATTTGTGAGCAGGTGTCTCACCATCCACCAGTATCTGCCTTTCATGCAGAGTCGCCTGATTATAAGTTTTATGGTGCAATTTATCCACAGATTAAAATCTGCGGTAAAAGCATTGAAGTTCATCCAAATGGCACTGTCACAGTTGAATTTCCCAAGTATGTCAAAAGCGTCACTTTTGATgacatttcaataatttgtgtaatttgtCCACTTTAGATGGAAAGAAACATACACCTGGAGTAATGTTAATTGCTGCGTGCACAATATAATTGTTGGAAAACTGTGGATAGAACAACACGGTGTTATGGAGATCACAAATCATACTAGTGGATATGTTGCTACCTTAACATTCAAATCGTCGACATCTTCAACCAAAAATCTTCACAGAGTAGAGGGCTTCGTAAAAGATATAAggtataaaattgtatattgtatgtacatatatattacgCTTATGTATCATTGCagcaagaaaaatatatatttcctCTATGGAAAATGGACACAGTATATGTATGCTTGCCCTTATGAAAAATATGACCAGCATGTGCAGAATGAATGCAAAATGAAGGAAGATAGGGACTCTGCAGCATTACCAGATGGCAcacaaagaaaaatgttttcgaaattaaatagctttaaGCTAAACTCGTTTCGCAGTTTATCTTTACAGGACGTaagtaaccaaaaaaaaaattaagcaagtaacaatttttttatatacatatttttttcattattttatgaCAGAATACAAATTACCCACCATCCGAAACGGAAAGCAATATTTCCAGAAGTGAATCGACTAATTCACTTGACTTACCACATTCTACATTATTATGGCGCTGCAAGCCGCGGCCAGAGAATAGCAGCGAGGTATTACATTCATAAtcttcaaattaaaaagccAATTAACAACAtcgtgtttctttttttatatatttgtagtatTATCATTTTACAAACTTTGCATTACAATTGAATGCAAGGAATTCAACAATGACACCACCAGATAAACTTTGTCCCACCGATGCCAGATTGCGTCCAGATATATTATGCTTAGAGAATGGAGATTTAGATGGAGCATCAAAGGAAAAAACTCGACtagaagaaaaacaaagagaTTCTAGAAAACAGCATAAGCACATAAATGGAGTCGACTTAAATCCTCggtaattaaatacaaataatcaGAAAAAAATTTCACCACTAGcgcatttataatttcaacAGATGGTTCAAGAAGGAACACAGTCCCTATACAAATAGCGATGTCTGGATATATACCGGCAACTATTGGGATCGCAATTATGAATACACAGCCACGATATTTTAGATATtgatatacataaatatatattgatttatataaatatacataagttCCGATGCACACAAAATTTTACATTAGCTGTTCAGATATTAAGAAATATATCCTACGATGATTGTAATTATATAAGTACACGTAGTATTATATTTAGTATGTGTTTGTCAATATGCGATAATATCCACAATCgcacaatatttgttttgttttgcaacatttttagtcATTGTTCTTCAATGAACATAATAACAGTTGGAAATTTAGATGAAGAAAATGCTTAGTTATTAGTTGCGCTGATGCTTGTGCTTCCTGCAATAATAgatgaaatttatgttttaaataatttgtaaaataagaTACCAAACTTTAAGATTTTCACAATAGAAAGCAATCCGTAAAGCCATGTTATTCGAGTCATACGGataattttatgaaaatacgaaaataaattaattaaagaacTTCGGTTTAACATAATTGTTTCTaggctttaattttaattttatttgtgtcagccaatttatacaaataaataagtatgcAATAAAGTGTTATTATagagtatataaattataaaatttgttttatttcagtAAAGCCACTACTCATAGGCAAGCAAAACCAATTTTAGCTAACCTAATCTAAAGACTTGAGATTCTACTGAAAGGATATGCAAAATACGCActctaagcaaataaaaaaatgtgaattttttatacatacatatgcacataaagatatgtatataaatgtatagcacatatgtttgtatttcgATTTAAAAGTTAAGATTAAAAATTAGTATGAGTTTAACTTATTTCGGCTgaatcatttatattttttggcgtccttaaaattatttgttacatACGTCCGACGTGATTACAAAATAAGTGTCAATTCAAAAagattaaatacaataattacaCGTTTATTTATAGGTACGAGTTTCGCTTAAATAATACATTGGTTattgtaaaattgaaaatgcatacAATTTGACGTTCAACGATAAGTTGTTTTACATATTCAAGCATACGGTGGAGATAACCCAGATAAATCAGTATACATTcgttatgtttttttttacagttgTATTTGAGATACGTTTGGAGATTTACAAAGTGCTGGCTTCGATATGTGGAATATTGTGTAGGCCGGAATCTGGATTTGACCAATAATAATTAGGCGCACCTTGGCTAAAGCAGTATTTCATATTTAGAGGCTCTGCACCATCTACGTAGTACATAAGataaaaattgcacatttCATCTTCACCTGTTGGCCTGTTAAAGTAAAGAAATTcgaaaaattacataaataattatctTCAATGCTGATGATCATACCCGATTTCTGTTATACGGTGGCGAGTGCTCTTCATAGTACATCTTGCAGCGACATAGTCTCCAGTTGATATTGGCAAAGGATTTTCCAcattataaaacatttgtgGTGTTAGTGGGTCTCTCTTTCCAAGAAGCATCCATTCCTGAACGCCTTGAGCATTTGCCCGCACTCTATACCCCGACACTACTTTGCCTAATCCATGAGTGTGTGTCCGGTAAGCAAATGGATGTATTGTTTTATTCTCAGTTATTTCGCAAGCAGCTTCCATATGCTCAGTTTTCATCGGTGGAATAATTCCATCAGTGCCCAAAAGTAGTGTTCCGGCTAATTTccttaagctgcaaatatgtttatgttatgGTTTTCATTACTAAAACTTTATAGGAAGCCAA
Protein-coding regions in this window:
- the LOC108596045 gene encoding oxysterol-binding protein-related protein 2 isoform X1, producing the protein MKQWRPDIFYCTHFTFLAMAEGDHNECNERTKLPTASISRKKVSVWSILKNCIGKDLSKITMPVVLNEPLSFLQRLCEYMEYAELLTRASQEDNPADRMKYVAAFAVSALASNWDRLGKPFNPLLGETYELEKNNFWIICEQVSHHPPVSAFHAESPDYKFYGAIYPQIKICGKSIEVHPNGTVTVEFPKWKETYTWSNVNCCVHNIIVGKLWIEQHGVMEITNHTSGYVATLTFKSSTSSTKNLHRVEGFVKDISKKNIYFLYGKWTQYMYACPYEKYDQHVQNECKMKEDRDSAALPDGTQRKMFSKLNSFKLNSFRSLSLQDNTNYPPSETESNISRSESTNSLDLPHSTLLWRCKPRPENSSEYYHFTNFALQLNARNSTMTPPDKLCPTDARLRPDILCLENGDLDGASKEKTRLEEKQRDSRKQHKHINGVDLNPRWFKKEHSPYTNSDVWIYTGNYWDRNYEYTATIF
- the LOC108596045 gene encoding oxysterol-binding protein-related protein 2 isoform X2, coding for MAEGDHNECNERTKLPTASISRKKVSVWSILKNCIGKDLSKITMPVVLNEPLSFLQRLCEYMEYAELLTRASQEDNPADRMKYVAAFAVSALASNWDRLGKPFNPLLGETYELEKNNFWIICEQVSHHPPVSAFHAESPDYKFYGAIYPQIKICGKSIEVHPNGTVTVEFPKWKETYTWSNVNCCVHNIIVGKLWIEQHGVMEITNHTSGYVATLTFKSSTSSTKNLHRVEGFVKDISKKNIYFLYGKWTQYMYACPYEKYDQHVQNECKMKEDRDSAALPDGTQRKMFSKLNSFKLNSFRSLSLQDNTNYPPSETESNISRSESTNSLDLPHSTLLWRCKPRPENSSEYYHFTNFALQLNARNSTMTPPDKLCPTDARLRPDILCLENGDLDGASKEKTRLEEKQRDSRKQHKHINGVDLNPRWFKKEHSPYTNSDVWIYTGNYWDRNYEYTATIF